A region of the Phaseolus vulgaris cultivar G19833 chromosome 11, P. vulgaris v2.0, whole genome shotgun sequence genome:
CTACTCATTGTCTAACcttgtaaataaatatatttcttttgacgagctataaataaatatttaagtatGACATGCAGTATGCTTAAACTTGGAGGTGGAAATTGGTACAAGGACAGTTTGTATTAATTTCTCTTAAGAAGGCGTAATAAGCTTGTAAATATATTGAGGAAACCATAAGTCAACAGCACAACacttaaattagtttatagaGGAAAACAACAACCACTCTGATAAATTCACCGCTACAATATTCGAATTTCATTCTGGACTCACCATATTCACTCCTTTCTCGCAATCAGGCAACACATTTCATTCTTGAACATCAAAAGTATACTAGCTTGAACGTTGGCAAATTCAGTGAAACCAATTTTGGTTCATGATGACAATATAATAAGGAGAATTGGTCCAAGGACAAGTGACAACCACTTTCCATGATTGATTTTAACAGTGCCAGAGGTATCGTGTGTGCCATTAATCTCAGATGAATCTGAGGAATCTGGAGAAATTGACTTCTCCTTGTCCGCTTTAGGAGCCTTTGCTGATGGTTCCGGAGCCAATGAGGGTGCCTTTGCAGGTGCCTTAGCAACAACAAAGAAGTCCATAGGAAGAAGCACCTTTCCCACCTTATAAATAGCAAGATGCTTATCTGTGTATACTATGCCTGTGATAGTGGTGTTAACCTCCCCTGTTGAGATGTTCACACTCCCTCCGTAACTTATCACATTCAGTTCCACCTTTCCAGGTTTAGCTCCTGCAAGTGTTCTCACAGGGTTGGTTAGAGTATCAAAGTTGGAGCTGGACACATAGTCTGAAAGAACATGGAACTGTAAGAGCTCGAGTTTTTGGCCATCAGAAAGAGAGTTGAGGAAGCCTGCTTTGAGTTCAGAGAAGGAACTGTCATCAGGTGCAAGAATGGTGATGCCACCTGATTTAGTAGTGAGGAGCTGTGCATTGAGTTGGTTGATCAATTGGGTGGTTTTCATGAGGCGGATAAGGATGTTGAATGACTTAGCCTGCCTCAGGATTCCAACAATGTCAACAGCTGCAGTGTCAGGGGTGGAATCACTTGGTGACTGTGGCAATGAGGGAACCAATGGTTTCGGGGCTGCAGCTGGTGGTGTAGGGATAGGTTGGGATGGTTTTAGAGGGGAAGCAGCTGGTGCTAACTGGGCTAAAGTGGTGGTGAAAAACAAAGATGAAAGTAGCACTGCTAGTGAGAAGGACAAGAGACGTTGCTTTTTCATCATTTTGGTTTTGTTAAATGATGGTTTAGAGATGATATTGGAAAGGAGTGCAAATGATAGGAATTGTAATGAGCTGTTGATGCATTATTGATATGGTGGGGATGGGTTTTATAGAGAAAGTTTGGGAGTTGGAGACAATGATAGGTAGATGAAAGGCTTTGTTTTAAAACCTTAAATTGTGATTTGTGAGCATACACTCAGTTGTAAGCTGCCAAGGATATTGAGGTGTTGCATCAACGATGGTATACCGATATATTAAGCATGGAGCAATGCATTTTAATGATTGATAGCCATACCAATCTTCCATCGCAATCAAATGATTTTGAGAATAGTATTGCTTTTTGCTGAGACCATTGTAATCAAACGGCATgagtttttttctttatttttctttttctgagtACCATAAGGCGAAAGAAAGAGTGGTTGATCAAACAATAAAAGCAATGTCAGTTAGTTTCCATGTCTCTCGATCATCATGAGCAGGTCGAACAATTTGTATAATATTAGGTGTATATCTCCAATCATAATTCTAATACATAACCTATTAGATTCATTGTATGTTTCTTATATTTTACATATAAACACGCTCACTTGAATCAAATACGTGGTCTAATAGGATGTGAAATTACACTCCTAAAACTATGCCGATAAAAAAACACACTCCtaatataatgaattttattttagagaaattattcattatttttctttcccACTCTTATGTATGGGAACAATTTCTTGTCTAGTGAGTAAGAAACCTTACTTTAGAGTAAAAAAGACGACTAAACATCACACGTAATTTATTAATGAAGAGTTTCctctttcataaaaaaatacactGTTTTGTTTGACATTTTTTTGCCTAGTTGACTACCAGAATGCCATTTAACATTGAACAACGAGGAATCAATTTCAACTCAGTCTAAGGGACCTGGGAGAGTACAGAGTGTTATTCAACCAAGTACAAACTTATAAGTGGGCTTGAAGCAACACATCTATGCACAAGAAGCTTCAACAGCTAAACTCTTTGCTACTCCTGTACATGGATCTCCGAACTTATTAGTTGATAGTCCAATTCTACAACTGCTTGATCCAATGCACTCCTGTTAAAAGATGCTCCTTAGAGTAAGTATAATCCGgatgaaaaaacaaaataaaatttgctACAAGAAAGACATCAATGAACTTCTTATTTAAAGAGAAAGCAAGATAACACCTTTTGCACAACGGATAGAGCCTTCTTGCTACTGCAGTTTCCATGTTTGAAGTTCCCACAAGCCCCCTGAGGTGTTCCAAAACTAGCAAATTTAATGGAAGAGATCACCTGATTAGGATAAGGGCACTCCAGTAACATTACAGGCCCTACTTTGCTTCCTGATTCTGCATCTGAATTCCACAAGTCTACAGGTGGAGGGTGAGAGTCAGATATATGTGAGCACAAACTTCCTATCTGTTTTGTAGCAAAAGTGATTTGCTTAGGGTTGCCTCCCCTTTCCTCAAACAAAACAAGTGTGTTGTTTATAGGTCGTAACCATGATCGTGGTACATGGTATCTGCGTGATTAGTTTCTAAATCAGTATCTAGCATGATTTCAAGTTACTTTCAAGTTTCAACTTCTTTCATGCAGAATATCTAGCACTTACAATGTCTGTGATGGGTTCCCGCAGTTCTTGAGACATTTGGTTGCTTTATAGGACCCTCTATAATCGCACGAATCAGTGCAACCACCACTTGGAGAGGCATTAGTAGGCCAGTACCGCCCAATGCTCTGTCCATTCACCCAAGCCTCACCTTTTCCCATCCCCGTCATGTTAATTGCAACAGGATTACTACCAGAGGGGGCAACGAAGTTTGTCTGATACAATGTGTATTTCCATCAGTTAACAGCAAAAAAACTATTTGCCTTAAAGTATCATTCCCTTAATTTTATATGAAATGTGTGATTGCGAAGATATCAGATGCACACACAGTTTAGTAAAAGTGACTTTGTCTGCTTATGCTGTTATTATTACAATAGGAGGATGATTAATTTCAATAGATTCCATATTCTGATCAAGATTACCTTGTACCAAATCAACGGTTGGTTTGTAGGTAAAGTAGATTGTGGATTCCACTGACCAGAACTGCCACTAGATGGACCTAAATCTTTACCTTTAAGACCTATCTGAATTCACAAAATTATAAACAGTGTAAGCTATCTTCAATCAGAACCTCAAAATGAGAGTAAAAAACTGGCTTTGGTTACGCTTGAGAGCATGAAACTAACCTGATATGCCCACTTCTGGGAGGATAGATCAAGAGAGGTGCCATTTTTCAAACCTTTCAGTATCACAGGGCCAGTGATCCCTGCACCCCATGTCTCAAAAAAAGCTCCATAGTTCTAATGCGCAAAAGAATTGCATTAGTTGATGTGGTGATGAGAACTGGTTTGGTTATAAAGTGAAATGgtgtggggggggggggggggggggtggaGGGGGGGATTAAGACGCCAATGTATATTACAAGAAGAAAAGCCAAACCTGGAGCCCCATTGTTAAACTCAAGAGATCAATTGTGTTCCTTCCAGCCACTAGTGTGATGGGGATGTCTACTTTGATCGTAGTACCCGTTCCACTCCCTGAAAAAGTTCTCGATAATGTCAGAGATAAGTATCGTTATTgataaataatgaattattcCATATAAAGAACTGAACATTTTAGGAAGAAACAGTCATGAACCATTGATCTTAATCGACCATGAATTTATTTTGCTGCCTGCTTAAAGGGATACTGGACAATGTGTCTCATATATCAATTTTATGTCATAAATTTTACAATCTAAGAAAAAAGATGAGAATTAAGTGTTGGATGACATATGGGTGATATAGGACGAAGAAACGtgtaaacaaaaaatgaaatctTAAAGGCTGTTGTAAAATTTGGTTCTGTGTATCATTATCTAAATTTCTTTGCCAGGCCTTAAAATATTACCAAGGAATTTAAACAAGAACGTATAGAGGCATCCAAAATACTTAACTTACAAGCATACATGTCATCATGTCAttgctttaaattttaaatacctGCAAGCTTCCCATTTATGAAAGCATGAAGAGCATGACCAAGGGATTCAATGTGAAGGACACTTTGAGTACCAGCATCAAGATCGATGCTGCAGAAAAAACCACGAAGGTGTCAATGTGGGGAGGAGAATTGCATATCAGAATAAAGCTTTCCCAACGTAGAAGGTATACTATCTACCTTGATGAGTACCACAAGTAATCGCTTGTATCAGCAGTTGTATTTATTTGCTCCACTAACCCAAATTTTGAGAATGAATCAGCCTTTGAGATGCCAATAGGTTCACTAATCCAACTCCATCCCGAGCTAGAATTATCCGAAGAACTAATCTCTTCTTTTAAAGATTCAGTTGTGAAGCTTGAAATCATAGATACAGAACTAATCTATCATATCATAAACAACTATAGGTTATGACACTTCTTGTAATAGGAAACGAAAGAAAAGATCTAAACCATAGACAGATTAATCACATGCATTCTGAAATTAACTTCTTTCAAACCTTTGCTGTATTAAGCACTACATTCAAACAGTCTGGTAAGATGCTGACAGACCATGCGGGCAGGTGATATGATTTTCCATTGAAGGTCGCATTTGTATCAATTGTGTCGTTGTTGGCAAGGAAGGCAGCACATACAGCTCCTGACTTGTAAACTGCAGCCTGTGTTTGAATAGTAAATGTTAAGAGATGTAATTATACGATTCATGTCACTGAAGTGTCTACACCATTGGGATAGTTGATTCCAAATCTTAATGAGTTTGACATTCATGATCCTTCAACCAACATTTATGTTAACTAAATGGTATACATTATCTGTAGAGAAGAGACGAAATCTTGATAAAGTAGTGAAACAAGTATTAACCCAGAAAAGAAAGACTAGAACCATCACTGACCAGACTGCAGTATTTTTCCACAATCAATAAAAAGCAACACAAAATTGGGAAGGAGGCAGGAACTAGGAAACTATGACAAGTTGACAAGATCTGCTAGACCTCTAAACTTTAATGGCATTTTTCGGGACAGAAATGTAATATTTTGGTAAAATTTGGGATATGTAGAACACTAAGATAATCTGGACATTGTGCCCTAAATTTGACAGGATCACTTATTACCTCTATATTTGGTCCAAGAGATGTAATTGTTGGATCAGTAGCTATCAGTGCTTCTTCACAAAGTTTTATGGCCGCATGCAAGTCTTTAAGGTGGCCCCACTTAGGCTGTCTAATAATTCCTGCATCATGCAGTtcagatatttttttaagagaatatacataaaattttgagttttatCATTACATATAAAATGAGAATGTGATGTTAAGTTACAAgttgtttgttttcttgtttaGTGCATATGGGAGCAAGGTTGACTAGTTTATATATTTCTACAGAATCAAAAATTAATATGAGATATAAAGGTTGAAAGACTCCATACCATACTCATCAATTGGAGCATCATAATCATAACTAGTAGAAATGAAAGGTCCACCAGAACTTCGGCCAAAATTAGTCCCTCCATGGTACTGTTTCCGAGCAAGGAACAGAAAAAGTTGTAGCATCAGCTTTTTTCCTATCTTGAATAGCTTAAATTCTTAAACAACATGTAAGATTGCATTACCATATAGTAATTCTGAAAAGTTCCACCTAGCTGGTAAAAGCGTGCCACAGCAAAAGCGATATCTTCCACTGGTCTGTAAGGCACAGCACCACCAAATAAAAGATACCTACAGTTTCACAGAATTCAAAAGGTTACAACAAAAAGAAAAGTACAGTTGAATGAGAAAGGTGATACACAATCAATCAGATCATATTTTTGAGTCTGACATTCaaataactaaattatttatGTAGCAAAGGACACTAACCATCCACTCCAGTTCTCAGTCCACATTTTCGGTTTCGAGTAAGAGTTTGTATTGAATTGATCACAGTAAAATCCATTGCATGTGTTAATCTGAGAGTTGATGAGATTACAAATTATGGAATAAGTGTATACAGCAGCATAGTAAGATTTCTCTATCCAGGAATCAGGAAAATACACAATATACTAAGATATAAACCACAACAGTTTATGTAGATAGCTAAAAGAAGAAAACTTACAATTGGGTCAGGAGCATCTTCTTGTTGGCACATTACCCAAGGAACTCCTGTATCAAGAGATGTTGCCATTGATGCTGCCCATTTGACGTAGGATTTAGCAGCAGGACCAAAGGCCCAATCAATGTTCCCGTACTCATTTTCAATCTGGCATTAAAAGGTATGCATACCAgtattacttaattttttcatattaaaaaggTATGCAGTAGGCCATTGCAGACTGTCTCTCTAGATTACTCTTCCACAAGTGGATGGCATAAttcttataaaagaaaattgacaagtattttataaagtttaagAAAAACCTGAGACAAAATAATAGGTCCTCCCTGTGATGCATAGAGGTTCTCTTGCTTCATCATATCCACAATCTTAGCAGTGAACCGCTTCATTTCATCCTGAAGACCATTCAATTTCACATGATAAAAGGAAGCAGAGGCAGCAAAATGAGACatggagaaagaaagaaaaagttataATAACCTCAAACGGTTTGTTATCAGTTCGGAACTGAATTCCCGGAATGAAATGTAGCCAAAGAGGGAAACCACTGCTCAGAAAAGTTAAAGGCAATGATCAGATACGAACTTCTTTgtgaaaaaatacatataaagaTCATATTTTACCCGTAGTTCCATTCAGCACATGCGTATGGACCAATCCGGAGATGCACATACAGACCTGCTGCTGCTACTGCCTTCACAAATTTAACCAAATCTGCTCTACCTTCAAAATTATACTGCCAAGCCAAAGCACACACTCCATCATTGATTTAATCACAAATTTAAGCTTCTGATTGGCATCAAGAAATACACTCTCCATTTCATGTTTTCAAGATCTGACTACATTGTTCTTATTAACTCAGAAAAATATGTGAAGCAGTGATCATTTACTTTCCTAAGCTGCATGCACTTATCTTTGGTTTTGAGTTTAGACCCTATGAAAGTTTTTACGTGCTTGATTGCTGAGCAACCTTGAAAAATGAACACACTCACACAATGCAATGCAAGTAAGATTGAACAACAGAAACAATACAAAAAATGGTATTAGCAATAATAACATGAACAGAACTAAAAAGAAGAGGACCTGGCCTCGAACTGGTTCGTGTAAGTCCCAGAAAACATAACTCTCAATCACATCAAGTCCTCCTTCTTTGGACTTTTGAATGAGGTCTGGCCACATCTGCAACAACAAACACCACCCTTTTTAACTCCAAATTTGAAAAACATAGGAAAAAGTAGTTTACATGTAACATTACACAGACATAGAAAGAGGGTAATGAAGAGAACCTCTGGAGTGCTACGGGGGTAATGAATAGAACCAGAGACCAAGACTCTGCGCTTGCCATCAATGACCAATGCTCTGTGGTCATACGTGATATTTGCACAAAACGAAGTAGGGGCATAAATGCAGAAGAACCAAAGCAGAACCGACAGAATATGTGTCACTTTCATTGCTTTTTGGGATTGTGAgcacaaaacaaacaaacacaagCAACTGAGGAATGAGTCCTTCTTCGTTTCATTTCCTGTATTTAAAGGCACCAACCATTTCTCTGAAGTTAAGACACTTGAAACAAAACAAGTATTAAAAGAGTGCATTGCACCATaatcctttttcttttctatttatgtcataatttttttacaaatttatcactTCTTTGATCTTACATTTGAATCTTTCCTTATTTGTTAAACATTTTGAATACTTAAGCTTGTACAATAATCTGTGCAAGCAGGTTCTATGCACAAGATcttcagattttttttaaaaaaaatgcaagaaagaaaactatttttcagTAGAAgattgttttaatttaatattttatttggatgctattatttatataaataaagtagTTTGAGgaatttaaaatatcataatattttaaaagattaaaattatgccttcatttttaaattacatggtgtctccaaaatttgaagacattaataagaaaaaaacattttctgATTGTATGATACTTTgtcatattaattattttttaaatattcttaattaattaattaatttttctattttgtgtAAGTTGACACAGCTTTGTTAATCATTCATCTTTACGTTATTTTGATTTTCTAATTACTTATGATTCTTTACTAAAACAAATTTCACTCATTTATTTTCTGAACCCACTTTGCTGGAATTTTGTGCTtcccaaaaaaaatattataatttgtttttcatGGATTTGTATATCTCTTGTTTAATAAAGTGGTTTTTTCACTCTCTTATCTATTTTCTAAGCTAACCTCAATGTAATATTTTTCTTCCcacaaaaaaatatgattaatgttgttcatgattttttatttattttgtccaTATATTAAACTTCGTTAATTATCCACTTTTATCTAATTTTGATTATTTGTAGTTACTCAGTAAAACAATAGATTCATAAATaagtatgataaaaataatcacgttttaaagaatataattaatattcgTTTAAGAAAACGTGGAAAGAATTTTTTGGATAAACTTtgcatataataattaattaaatattaatattttaaaaatatatatatatataaattccaTTTCAAATTaagattataattaattaatgatg
Encoded here:
- the LOC137809542 gene encoding fasciclin-like arabinogalactan protein 12; its protein translation is MMKKQRLLSFSLAVLLSSLFFTTTLAQLAPAASPLKPSQPIPTPPAAAPKPLVPSLPQSPSDSTPDTAAVDIVGILRQAKSFNILIRLMKTTQLINQLNAQLLTTKSGGITILAPDDSSFSELKAGFLNSLSDGQKLELLQFHVLSDYVSSSNFDTLTNPVRTLAGAKPGKVELNVISYGGSVNISTGEVNTTITGIVYTDKHLAIYKVGKVLLPMDFFVVAKAPAKAPSLAPEPSAKAPKADKEKSISPDSSDSSEINGTHDTSGTVKINHGKWLSLVLGPILLIILSS
- the LOC137809339 gene encoding beta-galactosidase 8-like — protein: MKVTHILSVLLWFFCIYAPTSFCANITYDHRALVIDGKRRVLVSGSIHYPRSTPEMWPDLIQKSKEGGLDVIESYVFWDLHEPVRGQYNFEGRADLVKFVKAVAAAGLYVHLRIGPYACAEWNYGGFPLWLHFIPGIQFRTDNKPFEDEMKRFTAKIVDMMKQENLYASQGGPIILSQIENEYGNIDWAFGPAAKSYVKWAASMATSLDTGVPWVMCQQEDAPDPIINTCNGFYCDQFNTNSYSKPKMWTENWSGWYLLFGGAVPYRPVEDIAFAVARFYQLGGTFQNYYMYHGGTNFGRSSGGPFISTSYDYDAPIDEYGIIRQPKWGHLKDLHAAIKLCEEALIATDPTITSLGPNIEAAVYKSGAVCAAFLANNDTIDTNATFNGKSYHLPAWSVSILPDCLNVVLNTAKISSVSMISSFTTESLKEEISSSDNSSSGWSWISEPIGISKADSFSKFGLVEQINTTADTSDYLWYSSSIDLDAGTQSVLHIESLGHALHAFINGKLAGSGTGTTIKVDIPITLVAGRNTIDLLSLTMGLQNYGAFFETWGAGITGPVILKGLKNGTSLDLSSQKWAYQIGLKGKDLGPSSGSSGQWNPQSTLPTNQPLIWYKTNFVAPSGSNPVAINMTGMGKGEAWVNGQSIGRYWPTNASPSGGCTDSCDYRGSYKATKCLKNCGNPSQTLYHVPRSWLRPINNTLVLFEERGGNPKQITFATKQIGSLCSHISDSHPPPVDLWNSDAESGSKVGPVMLLECPYPNQVISSIKFASFGTPQGACGNFKHGNCSSKKALSVVQKECIGSSSCRIGLSTNKFGDPCTGVAKSLAVEASCA